DNA sequence from the Glycine soja cultivar W05 chromosome 18, ASM419377v2, whole genome shotgun sequence genome:
taaagtaaaatttaatagaaaatatttgatatattagaaaattaaataacccTAACAATACATCTATGTGTATAACCACCTGCAAAGTGTGTGGAGAATTTCAGCTTAATTGGTATTGAGGCATTGTGTCAAGTATCAGTTTTTGATACAACCTCTAAGAAACTCGAGGTTGCACTCGACAAGCAAGATCACATTGCATCTAAGGGATACAGCTATAACAGAAATCTCTTAAGAGTTTAGACTATGTGTATTATAGCCAGGTATCGTTTCCAAGGAACAGTTGCAACATGATAAATTGACAACTGAattgaacatatatataaagtcaATTATGTCTGAAACATATTAGCCATAGTGCTGATATAATTGTCACGGTTACAACAACACATCAGTATGTATTCTCAATGATGATATACTTATTTAAAGAACTAATGAAATAAATACTACAGTTTAATGTACCATTCTTGTTCTGTCCTCGTACctgcaaaaaaaaacttgatgttAATTGAAAGTCTGAGAACGTTGGTTAAGCAAAGTATAACAAAATGTAGCATACTGatgcaagacaaaaacaaccataacattgataaaattattaaaattgaagtaGCATCATGAATCAATAAAATTGTAGAATTAAGAATCAATGAAATATGAAATGACCAAGGATTTGTTGAATGATCTAACTTCTATTTCACTTAATTCCAGTAATCACGATTCAAAATTTGCAAAGCAATGAAACAGGTGAATGACCGAGAATGAATCACAAAAAAGATTGGTTAGACCGAATGCCTATGCAAAATGGAAACTGAGGTATATATCAAAAAGTATAAAACCTGTGATTATAGGTTGAAATCGTTCAAAGCTACAGTCATACAGTAAAAAAAGCACTAATATATATTCAGATCTAGTGTTGCAAAAATTGATGAAGCTCGCAtttggagagagagagggagagaaaacaTGTCAACGAAAGACAGAGAGGGAGAGCATAGGTTGGAGAGATCAGACAAAGATAGCACAAATTAAGATTGAGATGCTGATGAATGAATCCTTGAATTCACATGCAGTGGTTTCATTacttcttttcttaaatttaattataaatgaaattaatatataattttatctagGAATGTAATATGATGCCCAACACAGATATATCAGCTTACTAATTTGATAATGGTAGTGATAACAAAAGACAAGCAGGCAACAGTAACAATTTGTCGTATAAATGTTAACAAATGACATTTTATTAGAATCCACAATATTTCTATACatgctaataaaataaattggttACCGGATGCTACATTTCTAGTAGTAATTCACAACCCAAGAGAAGAATATATGTTAATACATGATATAGATTAGATCTCACATAATTAAGTGACAAAGAATCAAACATCTGACAAAGCGTTCGAGATTATcattatataattgaaaagaCAGAAATTAGATGATGCCAATTAAATAGGgtaatcaagaactcacatctGTAGAATTTCAATAAGGTATGACCAAACTTTTGGTAAAAATCTTGAGGTTGCGCCACAACAAAGTTCTGAAACTACCTGAGGGAACGACAGAAACTTGAGACTTACCATCCCCCTGGTTATACAGAATTGTTTGGTATTCATCATCAGCATTTCTAGTGAATTTCAGCATGAAGAAGTCTCCATTGTTAGACATGCACAATGGTAAAATCATGGATTTTTCTTCATAAGGACGAATATTAagatataaataactaaaatttattaattgaatCCAAGACTTGTCATCTCCAAACTTCCTCATCTGCCACAAGCCAAGATGGGTGTTGCTATCTTGCCAAACGCACAGCGAGTCTCTAAAAACTCCAATATTTGTATCAAAAAAGCAAAAATCGTCGGGAAGAAACAATGATCTGCAAGTCTCCTTCTCCAGGTCAACAGAAATAATTACGATTTCAGAATGAATGGTTTCTTTTCCCTTAATAACAACCCAATTAAGGGTTCCACTCAGATACACTCCACCAACTTTAGGTAAAGTCCAAAGAACAGGAAAACCTTTAAGGTTTCTCCAACTACTGTCACCCGCGCCATAAACTTTCATCTCAGTCTTTTCAGATACGTCAAGTGAGAGCATAGTCAATGCAATTGCTACAACCTTGTATTTGTCACTTGACGGATCATAGCCAAACCCAAACATTGTTCTACGACCAATGCCCGGGGAAAAAGACAGCGTTGGCGATTCTCTGGATATTACCCTTGTCGCCTTGTTCCAGAAACAAACACGGTATCCTTCTGGTATTTCGCTAACCCCACAGTGCAACCCATTACATGAACCGACCAGATGGTAACCTGGCATGTTTgcgaaattgaacaagaacGTTTCAATTTGTAGGGAATGGAATAACAAACTTACATCACACGATTCCATGTGGATTTCAGGGATGGATCCGAGGCAGACATTTTTCATCAGTTGAAGATGTTCCAAATCGTCCTTCGCAGCAGATTTGCTAAGGTGCAATTCGATGAAATAGGGATCTGACATCAAGGAGTTCCATCCCTTGCACACACACTTGAATTGGATCAAAGGTTTCACGGGAAGACGAGACAAGATTTCCTCGATGAGTTCGTCACAAAGGAGTGGCAACCATGGTTTCTTCTCTGATCGCATGTTTATGTGGTTTCTTCTCTGATCGCATGTTTCTGTGGTTTTCAGTGAAGAGTCCACATATATATGTCCCAATGTTGCTAGGGTTTAACCCAtcaataaatgaatatattttatttcagagataaatttatttaatcttttaataaaagctgtgataaaattggaaataaatCAGGCGAAAGATGCAGGAGATAAAAACAACGCAGATTTCTGGACAAATTTAGTGGAATAAATCCTGTGTTAAATacacataacatttttttgtccatttggattaagaaaaataagataaattagatatgtttcttacaatttttgtcatcagactcttcaacatattttaaaattttacgagATATAGTTTTGTAAATTGGTTTAATAGAGTAGATGGAAAAAATTGTGTAACAGTgaggaaattttgcaatttttttactaaattacataaaagttttacaataagaaatttttcaataaaaaaaaattacaaagtttttaaactattatgacaatgaagtaaaaaaactataaacaaataataaataaaatgctctccaaatttaattggaatgaaaaaaatagaaacaagaatttaaatttgctgataaaaaaaatgttcaataaaTCTTTAGTTAGGCGAGAAGAGACAGAATATAGGGAaacattttcatattaaaattattatgataataaacTAGAGAAAGGTTcgacaattaaaatgaaatatatatataggggcATGCAAATTTTGTTGACACATGAATCTGTCAATTGGATCAACTAAATGCTTCATCACGCTTCGAAAATAATGTCAAGAAAATTGTCTTGAGAAGGAAAATTTTTCTCTGATTTAGCTAATTTTGGAAACCATTTCAGCAGACAGCAACTGAAATTTGGCTGACAACAACTAAAATTTGCCTGACCGGTGAAAATTGTAACTGCTTCTATAACTGGATCGGATCAGGATTTAAAATACTGGAAATTACTATTTACATCATTTTAGCAAATGAGATTCATTAGAAAACTTCttatatataggcttgagtcttctTGAAtccatttcattcagcatgctTTTATGAAAGTCGCTAGTGTATAATTGTATTCTACTGGTGTCACATAAATTCCaatcttttcaatatatttagtaGCATTGctctaataaaaaagtaatatactaattaatatataatatgagtaaagtaaattttaatagaaaatatttgatatattagaaaattaaataacccTATGTGTATTATAGCCAGGTATCGTTTCCAAGGAACAGTTGCAACATGATAAATTGACAACTGAattgaacatatatataaagtcaATTATGTCTGAAACATATTAGCCATAGTGCTGATATAATTGTCACGGTTTCAACAACACATCAGTATGTATTCTCAATGATGATATACTTATTTAAAGAACTAATGACATAAATACTACAGTTTAATGTACCATTCTTGTTCTGTCCTCgtatctgcaaaaaaaaaaaaaaaaaaaaaacttgatgttAATTGGAAGTCTGAGAAGTTGGTTAAGCAAAGTATAACACAATGTAGCATGCTGatgcaagacaaaaacaaccaTAACattgagaaaattattaaaa
Encoded proteins:
- the LOC114395085 gene encoding F-box/kelch-repeat protein At3g23880-like: MFGFGYDPSSDKYKVVAIALTMLSLDVSEKTEMKVYGAGDSSWRNLKGFPVLWTLPKVGGVYLSGTLNWVVIKGKETIHSEIVIISVDLEKETCRSLFLPDDFCFFDTNIGVFRDSLCVWQDSNTHLGLWQMRKFGDDKSWIQLINFSYLYLNIRPYEEKSMILPLCMSNNGDFFMLKFTRNADDEYQTILYNQGDGKSQVSVVPSGSFRTLLWRNLKIFTKSLVIPY